The following coding sequences lie in one Maribacter forsetii DSM 18668 genomic window:
- the ctlX gene encoding citrulline utilization hydrolase CtlX: MQITNTILMIRPVSFRMNEQTAVNNYFMEDIDMKNQEINQKAQEEFDAFVSVLKNKGVNVIVVQDTKEPDTPDSVFPNNWISFHANGTVGVYPMFAENRRNERRDDIFEILEHNGFKINDVVDYTSAEEEELFLEGTGSILIDRVNNKAYCALSERADEELFIEFCEDFDFFPVIFTANQSVDGKRLPIYHTNVMMALAENFVVICTDSIDDKKERKNVLEHLKKDGKEVIVITEQQMHQFAGNMLQVLGSDDKRYMVMSSAAYHSLTPKQVAQIENHCAILHSSLHTIETCGGGSARCMMAEVFLPKN; encoded by the coding sequence ATGCAAATAACAAATACAATACTGATGATTCGCCCGGTGTCGTTCAGAATGAATGAGCAGACCGCTGTCAATAACTACTTTATGGAAGATATTGATATGAAGAATCAAGAAATAAATCAGAAAGCTCAAGAGGAGTTCGATGCATTTGTTTCCGTATTAAAAAATAAGGGAGTAAATGTTATCGTTGTGCAGGATACCAAAGAACCTGATACTCCAGATAGCGTTTTTCCAAATAATTGGATTTCTTTTCATGCCAACGGTACAGTAGGTGTTTATCCTATGTTTGCAGAGAATAGAAGAAATGAACGTAGAGATGATATTTTCGAGATTTTAGAACATAACGGTTTTAAAATCAATGATGTCGTCGATTATACTTCTGCTGAAGAAGAAGAATTGTTTTTAGAGGGTACCGGTAGTATATTAATAGATAGAGTAAACAATAAGGCATATTGTGCATTATCTGAACGTGCAGACGAAGAGTTGTTTATTGAGTTTTGTGAAGATTTTGATTTCTTTCCGGTCATATTTACGGCTAATCAATCTGTTGATGGTAAGCGATTGCCTATTTATCATACGAATGTAATGATGGCTCTGGCTGAAAATTTCGTCGTTATCTGTACAGATTCTATTGATGATAAGAAAGAAAGAAAAAATGTATTGGAGCATCTTAAAAAAGATGGAAAGGAAGTCATAGTTATTACCGAGCAACAGATGCATCAATTTGCGGGTAATATGCTACAGGTTTTGGGTAGTGATGATAAGCGATATATGGTCATGAGTTCTGCGGCTTACCATAGTTTAACACCAAAACAAGTTGCTCAAATTGAAAATCACTGTGCTATTTTACATAGCTCTCTTCATACTATTGAAACATGTGGTGGCGGTAGTGCTCGCTGTATGATGGCAGAAGTTTTTCTTCCAAAGAACTAA
- a CDS encoding glycogen synthase — protein sequence MNNFLFVSAENDAIPDCKAGGMGDVVRDVPREISKREDKVHVVVPSYSRLHKNGIFKTKLEFSLRGMPYTAELYEVIPKRVDKNITHYVIHHPEIVEGGIAHIYHDDPTEPFFNDFIKFVIFCTATAEAIKIGAFGDLDIVHMHDWHSAALLFIKTYHPNYQDLKKMRYVYTIHNLAIQGIRPFYNNYASVNNWFPEVQLDHTALMDSRYQDCINLMAVGIRLADAVHTVSPSYKEDVLLPSRRPEFIGGESLENDLLKADNEGRLFGILNASNYGNIRVAEKGFLYRNTVKAIFRWLQENSKKYKADFLAHTGEKIMQFVGNRPKFIVSSVARLTEQKFYFLKRSPEAFEKMLARLNEIDGIFILLGTGDPDYEEFFRHMSYHHKNFVFTNGQSEDLIDSMYLETDLYFMPSLFEPCGISQMLAMRNGNPCLVHHTGGLKDTVDHLKTGFAFGGETYDEQIENMVKVFDEALTLWEEDKDAWKKIKANAKKARFTWEKSLDAYYESLYLL from the coding sequence ATGAATAATTTTCTTTTTGTTTCCGCAGAGAATGATGCCATTCCTGATTGTAAAGCTGGTGGAATGGGTGACGTTGTAAGAGACGTCCCTAGAGAAATATCCAAGCGGGAAGATAAAGTTCACGTAGTTGTACCCTCATACTCTAGATTACATAAAAACGGAATTTTTAAGACAAAACTTGAGTTTAGTCTTAGGGGTATGCCATATACGGCAGAATTGTATGAGGTTATTCCAAAGAGAGTAGATAAGAACATTACACATTATGTTATACATCATCCTGAAATTGTAGAAGGCGGTATAGCTCATATTTATCACGACGATCCAACAGAACCATTTTTTAATGATTTTATAAAGTTTGTCATATTTTGCACAGCTACTGCAGAAGCAATTAAAATAGGAGCTTTTGGTGATTTGGATATTGTACACATGCATGATTGGCATTCTGCTGCACTTTTGTTTATAAAAACATATCATCCAAATTATCAAGATTTAAAAAAGATGAGATATGTGTATACCATACATAATTTGGCAATACAGGGTATTCGTCCTTTTTATAATAATTATGCTTCCGTGAATAATTGGTTTCCAGAAGTACAGTTAGATCATACTGCATTAATGGATTCTAGATATCAAGATTGTATCAATCTAATGGCGGTAGGTATACGCCTAGCTGATGCGGTACATACGGTTTCACCATCTTACAAAGAAGATGTGCTATTGCCAAGTAGAAGACCAGAATTTATTGGAGGTGAAAGTTTGGAGAACGATTTATTGAAAGCAGATAATGAAGGTCGTCTTTTTGGTATTCTAAATGCTAGTAATTATGGTAATATAAGAGTAGCGGAAAAAGGATTTTTATATAGAAATACGGTTAAAGCTATATTTAGATGGCTTCAAGAAAATTCAAAGAAATATAAAGCTGATTTTCTAGCTCATACAGGTGAGAAGATTATGCAGTTCGTAGGTAATAGACCTAAATTTATAGTTTCTAGCGTAGCTAGATTAACAGAACAGAAATTCTATTTTTTAAAACGATCTCCTGAAGCTTTTGAAAAAATGCTTGCCAGGTTAAATGAGATAGATGGTATATTTATTCTATTGGGGACCGGTGATCCAGATTATGAAGAATTCTTTCGTCATATGAGCTACCATCATAAAAATTTTGTGTTTACTAACGGGCAATCTGAAGATTTGATAGATTCTATGTATTTAGAAACAGATTTGTATTTCATGCCTAGTCTATTTGAGCCTTGTGGTATAAGTCAAATGTTGGCTATGAGAAATGGTAACCCTTGTTTGGTGCATCATACTGGCGGATTAAAAGATACCGTGGACCATTTAAAAACAGGATTTGCTTTTGGTGGTGAAACTTATGATGAGCAAATAGAAAATATGGTTAAGGTTTTTGATGAGGCATTGACCCTGTGGGAAGAAGATAAAGACGCTTGGAAGAAGATTAAAGCGAATGCAAAAAAAGCTCGTTTTACTTGGGAAAAATCTTTAGATGCATATTACGAGTCGCTATATCTGTTGTAA
- a CDS encoding citrate synthase: MSDKAILEYNGEKYEFPVIKGTEDELAIDIKSLRSATKGIITIDPGFKNTGSCESAITFLDGEKGILRYRGYSIEELAEKADFLEVAYALIFGDLPNEEELAKFHKDIKDESHVDEEMKKILDGFPKSAHPMGVLSSLTSALIAFNPSTVDVSSDDDMYHAIVRILAKFPVLVAWTLRKKKGLPLDYGDDSLGYVENIHKMMFKRPNQDYKKNKVVIEALDKLLILHADHEQNCSTSTVRIVGSSHAGLFASLSAGISALWGPLHGGANQAVLEMLEAIEADGGDTKKYMAKAKDKSDPFRLMGFGHRVYKNFDPRAKIIKVAADEVLADLGIDDPILDIAKGLEKEALEDQYFVDRKLYPNVDFYSGIIYRALGIPTEMFTVMFALGRLPGWIAQWREMRLNGEPIGRPRQVYVGENLRSFVELDKR; this comes from the coding sequence ATGTCAGACAAAGCTATTTTAGAATATAATGGTGAAAAATACGAGTTTCCTGTAATTAAGGGAACCGAAGATGAACTTGCAATCGATATCAAATCATTGCGTTCTGCAACCAAAGGAATTATAACTATTGATCCAGGTTTTAAAAATACAGGATCTTGTGAAAGTGCAATTACTTTTTTGGATGGCGAAAAAGGTATTTTACGTTACAGAGGTTACTCAATTGAAGAATTAGCAGAGAAAGCGGATTTCTTAGAAGTAGCTTATGCATTGATTTTTGGAGACTTGCCAAATGAAGAAGAGTTGGCTAAGTTTCATAAGGATATAAAAGATGAGTCTCATGTAGATGAAGAGATGAAAAAGATATTGGATGGTTTTCCAAAATCTGCTCATCCAATGGGTGTTTTGTCATCATTGACAAGTGCATTAATTGCATTTAACCCTTCTACTGTAGATGTAAGTTCTGATGATGATATGTACCATGCTATTGTACGTATTCTTGCAAAATTCCCTGTTCTTGTAGCTTGGACTTTACGTAAAAAGAAAGGTCTTCCGTTAGATTACGGTGATGATAGTTTAGGTTATGTAGAGAACATTCATAAAATGATGTTCAAACGTCCTAATCAAGATTATAAAAAGAACAAAGTTGTAATAGAGGCATTGGATAAGTTGTTGATATTACATGCGGATCACGAGCAAAACTGTTCTACGAGTACCGTACGTATAGTAGGTTCTTCTCATGCTGGTTTGTTTGCATCCTTATCTGCAGGTATTTCTGCACTTTGGGGACCATTACATGGTGGTGCCAATCAGGCGGTATTGGAAATGCTTGAGGCTATAGAAGCTGATGGTGGTGATACCAAAAAATATATGGCTAAAGCCAAAGATAAATCAGACCCTTTTAGATTAATGGGCTTTGGGCACAGAGTTTATAAAAACTTTGACCCACGTGCTAAGATTATAAAAGTTGCGGCTGATGAAGTTTTGGCAGATTTAGGTATAGATGATCCTATCTTGGATATTGCAAAAGGTTTGGAGAAAGAAGCATTAGAAGATCAGTACTTTGTAGATAGAAAATTATACCCTAATGTAGATTTTTACTCAGGTATTATTTATAGAGCTTTAGGAATTCCAACAGAAATGTTTACAGTAATGTTCGCCTTAGGTAGATTACCAGGGTGGATTGCACAGTGGAGAGAAATGAGATTGAATGGTGAACCAATTGGTAGACCTAGACAGGTTTATGTTGGTGAAAATTTAAGATCTTTTGTCGAACTGGACAAGAGGTAG
- a CDS encoding dimethylarginine dimethylaminohydrolase family protein: MLQLNVNDEISTLKAVVLGIAKSSGPTPTIEEAYDPKSKEHIKAGTYPTESDMIAEMEAFREVFEKYDVKVFRPEILEDCNQIFTRDIAFVIEDKLIKANILPDREQEVEAILHVLDKIDDDNILTPPENVHVEGGDVMPWNDYIFVGTYTASDYATYITARTNKAAVEYLTKQFPHKTIKSFELRKSNTIAQENALHLDCCFQPLGKGKAIIHKNGFLVEEEYQWLVDFFGKENVFEIDAREMYHMYSNVFSISPEVVVSEKSFTRLNNWLREQGFTVEEIPYAEISKQEGLLRCSTLPLIRA; encoded by the coding sequence ATGCTACAGTTAAATGTTAATGATGAAATTTCCACTTTAAAGGCAGTTGTTCTAGGTATAGCCAAAAGTTCTGGACCAACTCCTACTATAGAAGAAGCTTACGATCCAAAATCAAAAGAACATATTAAAGCTGGTACCTACCCAACTGAATCTGATATGATTGCGGAAATGGAAGCATTTAGAGAAGTGTTCGAGAAATATGATGTTAAGGTTTTTAGACCTGAAATTCTTGAAGATTGTAATCAGATTTTTACTAGAGATATCGCATTTGTTATTGAAGATAAATTAATCAAAGCCAATATATTACCTGACCGTGAGCAAGAGGTTGAAGCAATTTTACATGTGCTTGACAAGATTGATGATGACAACATTTTAACTCCGCCTGAAAATGTTCATGTTGAAGGTGGTGATGTCATGCCTTGGAACGATTATATTTTTGTAGGTACCTATACGGCGTCTGATTATGCTACATACATAACTGCTAGAACAAATAAAGCTGCCGTTGAATATTTGACCAAACAATTTCCACATAAAACAATTAAGTCTTTTGAATTGCGCAAGTCTAACACCATTGCTCAAGAAAACGCATTGCATTTAGATTGCTGTTTTCAACCTTTAGGGAAAGGAAAAGCTATTATTCATAAAAATGGATTTTTAGTAGAAGAGGAATACCAATGGTTGGTAGATTTTTTTGGAAAGGAAAATGTTTTTGAAATTGATGCTAGAGAAATGTATCATATGTACAGTAACGTATTTTCTATTTCACCAGAAGTGGTTGTTTCTGAAAAAAGCTTTACACGTTTAAATAATTGGTTACGGGAACAAGGTTTTACAGTAGAGGAAATTCCGTATGCTGAAATATCAAAGCAAGAAGGGTTATTGCGTTGTAGTACATTACCCTTGATCAGAGCATAA
- a CDS encoding (2Fe-2S)-binding protein — protein MKISLTVNGELKTVDIADENTPLLWVVRDTLDLKGTKFGCGKAACGACTLHVDGEAVRSCSYPVKFAEGKEVTTIEGLGDRENPHPVQQAWIEEIVPQCGYCQPGFMMATAALLNKVPKPTDEDIDKNIINVCRCGTYYRMRKAIHKAANLQFEKENKESKEL, from the coding sequence ATGAAAATTTCCTTAACTGTTAACGGTGAATTAAAAACTGTTGATATAGCAGATGAAAATACGCCTTTACTTTGGGTAGTTAGAGATACGCTAGACTTAAAAGGCACGAAATTTGGCTGTGGAAAAGCGGCTTGTGGAGCCTGTACCTTACATGTAGATGGTGAAGCGGTGCGCTCATGTTCCTATCCTGTAAAATTTGCAGAAGGTAAAGAAGTTACTACTATTGAAGGGTTGGGAGACAGAGAAAACCCTCATCCTGTTCAACAAGCTTGGATTGAAGAAATTGTGCCGCAATGTGGCTATTGCCAACCAGGTTTTATGATGGCAACGGCTGCCCTTTTAAATAAGGTGCCTAAGCCTACAGATGAAGATATAGATAAGAATATTATAAATGTTTGTCGTTGCGGTACCTATTATCGCATGAGAAAGGCAATACATAAAGCAGCTAATTTGCAGTTTGAAAAAGAAAATAAGGAATCTAAAGAATTGTAA
- the carA gene encoding glutamine-hydrolyzing carbamoyl-phosphate synthase small subunit gives MKYQAKRKAIILLADGTIFYGKSVGDKEGTAFGEVCFNTGMTGYQEIFTDPSYFGQIMVTTNAHIGNYGVNKDEVESESIKISGLVCRNFSYEYSRPLADDSLQGFLDKNELFAISDVDTRALVSYIRDNGAMNAVISTDIDNIEDLKKQLSEVPSMEGLELASKVSTKEPYFVGDENATFKIAALDIGIKKNILRNLVKRGAYVKVFPFNSSFEEMSSWNPDAFFISNGPGDPEPLVDAISAVKKMIQTEKPLFGICLGHQVLALANGVSTYKMHNGHRGINHPILNLITGKGEITSQNHGFAINREETEANENLEITHTHLNDKTVAGIRMKDKDVFSVQYHPEASPGPHDADYLFDDFFKLIEKSSKHNEIV, from the coding sequence ATGAAATATCAGGCAAAGAGAAAAGCTATTATATTACTTGCAGATGGTACTATCTTTTATGGAAAATCTGTTGGCGATAAAGAAGGTACTGCCTTTGGAGAAGTGTGCTTCAATACGGGAATGACAGGTTATCAGGAGATTTTTACTGATCCTTCTTATTTTGGGCAAATTATGGTAACTACTAATGCACATATTGGTAATTATGGTGTAAATAAAGATGAAGTTGAATCTGAGTCTATTAAGATATCTGGATTAGTTTGTAGAAATTTTAGCTATGAATATTCTAGACCATTGGCAGATGATAGTTTGCAAGGTTTTTTGGATAAAAATGAATTATTTGCAATCTCTGATGTAGATACACGCGCCTTAGTTAGTTATATCAGAGATAATGGAGCAATGAATGCTGTTATCTCTACGGACATAGATAACATAGAAGACTTAAAAAAACAGTTAAGTGAAGTGCCAAGTATGGAAGGACTAGAGTTAGCTTCTAAAGTTTCTACGAAAGAACCCTATTTTGTTGGTGATGAAAATGCTACTTTCAAAATTGCAGCACTTGATATAGGTATTAAAAAGAATATTTTAAGAAATCTTGTTAAGCGTGGAGCTTATGTAAAGGTGTTTCCTTTTAACAGTAGTTTTGAAGAAATGTCCTCTTGGAATCCTGATGCATTTTTTATCTCTAATGGTCCTGGTGATCCAGAGCCTTTGGTTGATGCCATATCTGCAGTGAAGAAAATGATACAAACAGAAAAGCCTCTTTTCGGTATTTGTTTAGGTCATCAAGTTTTAGCTTTGGCAAACGGAGTTTCAACTTATAAAATGCATAATGGACATAGGGGTATTAATCATCCAATACTAAATTTGATTACAGGTAAAGGAGAGATTACTTCTCAAAACCACGGCTTTGCAATTAATAGGGAAGAAACAGAGGCTAATGAGAATTTAGAAATTACACATACACATCTTAATGATAAGACGGTTGCTGGTATTCGTATGAAAGATAAGGATGTATTCTCTGTGCAATATCACCCAGAAGCAAGTCCGGGTCCCCATGATGCTGATTACCTTTTTGATGATTTTTTCAAATTAATTGAGAAAAGTTCAAAACATAACGAAATAGTTTAA
- the eno gene encoding phosphopyruvate hydratase — MSIILNVHARQILDSRGNPTVEVDVVTENGVMGRAAVPSGASTGEHEAVELRDGGKSFMGKGVSKAVDNVNSIIAEEILGMSVFDQNLLDQTMIDLDGTPNKSKLGANAILGVSLAAAKAAANELGLSLFRYIGGVSANTLPVPMMNIINGGSHSDAPIAFQEFMVMPVKAKSFTHAMQMGTEIFHNLKKVLHDRGLSTAVGDEGGFAPNLAGGTEDALDTIAKAVKNAGYNLGDDVMIALDCAAAEFFVDGKYDYTKFEGESGVIRTSEEQAQYLADLSAKYPIISIEDGMDENDWDGWKSLTDKIGDKVQLVGDDLFVTNVERLSTGIEKGIANSILIKVNQIGTLTETIAAVNMAKNAGYTSVMSHRSGETEDNTIADLAVALNTGQIKTGSASRSDRMAKYNQLLRIEEELGSTAYYPQEKAFKLD, encoded by the coding sequence ATGAGTATTATATTAAATGTTCACGCAAGGCAGATTTTAGATTCTAGAGGTAATCCAACTGTTGAAGTAGATGTAGTTACGGAAAATGGTGTAATGGGTAGAGCTGCGGTTCCTTCTGGAGCTTCTACTGGTGAGCATGAAGCTGTTGAATTACGTGATGGTGGTAAATCTTTCATGGGTAAAGGTGTAAGTAAAGCTGTTGATAACGTAAACAGTATTATAGCAGAAGAAATTTTAGGAATGAGTGTGTTTGATCAAAATCTTTTAGATCAAACTATGATAGATTTAGATGGTACACCAAATAAATCTAAATTAGGAGCTAACGCAATTTTAGGTGTTTCATTAGCTGCTGCGAAAGCTGCTGCAAATGAATTAGGTCTTTCTCTTTTTAGATATATTGGTGGTGTTAGCGCTAATACGTTACCTGTACCAATGATGAACATTATAAATGGTGGTTCTCACTCAGATGCGCCAATCGCGTTTCAAGAGTTCATGGTAATGCCGGTTAAAGCAAAAAGCTTTACACATGCAATGCAAATGGGGACAGAGATTTTTCACAACCTAAAGAAGGTATTACACGATCGTGGTCTTAGTACTGCAGTAGGTGATGAGGGTGGTTTTGCGCCAAACCTTGCAGGTGGTACTGAAGATGCTTTGGATACTATAGCAAAAGCAGTGAAAAATGCAGGGTACAACTTAGGTGACGATGTAATGATTGCTTTAGATTGTGCTGCAGCAGAATTCTTTGTTGATGGAAAATATGACTACACTAAATTTGAAGGAGAATCGGGTGTAATTAGAACATCTGAAGAGCAAGCCCAATACTTAGCGGATTTAAGTGCTAAATATCCTATAATCTCTATTGAAGATGGTATGGATGAAAATGATTGGGATGGTTGGAAATCTTTGACCGATAAAATTGGCGATAAGGTTCAGTTAGTAGGTGATGATTTATTCGTTACTAATGTTGAACGTCTATCTACAGGTATTGAAAAAGGTATTGCTAATTCAATATTGATTAAAGTAAACCAAATTGGAACTTTAACGGAAACTATTGCTGCTGTAAATATGGCTAAAAACGCTGGTTATACTTCAGTAATGTCTCACCGTTCTGGAGAAACAGAAGATAATACAATTGCTGATTTAGCTGTTGCATTGAATACAGGTCAAATAAAAACTGGTTCAGCTTCAAGATCGGATCGTATGGCTAAGTACAACCAATTACTTCGTATAGAAGAAGAATTAGGAAGTACAGCTTACTACCCACAAGAAAAGGCTTTCAAATTAGATTAA